The proteins below are encoded in one region of Serratia symbiotica:
- a CDS encoding styrene monooxygenase/indole monooxygenase family protein, with the protein MSNIAIVGAGQSGLQLALSLLAAGYRVTLMTNRDALSLHRGRVMSSQCMFHQALETERRAKLNFWEEDTPPIKGIRLTMANPQGTPEVAFSWHAALEQDAQSVDQRLKMPGWMAEFENCGGRLVIADVGIAELEHLSADHDLVLLAGGKGEIVNHFAIDSVRTQFDRPQRVLALTYVHGMQPMENGGQINFNFIPGVGEYYTFPAFTLSGPCNIMGFEGLPGGEMDCWQEVYSAGQHLQQSLSILRRWLPWEADRCVGVELTDAMGIMAGCLTPCVRQPVLTLPSGRQVLGMADAVVLNDPIAGQGSNSAAKCAEIYLQRILTHGDGAFDKSWMEETFEQYWGYMQHVVRWTNNLLQPPQTHVMQLLESAAHNASLAKKIANAFDDPRRLDPWWYQAEEAQCLIS; encoded by the coding sequence ATGAGCAATATTGCCATTGTAGGTGCAGGTCAGTCCGGGTTACAACTGGCATTGAGTTTGCTGGCTGCTGGCTATCGGGTGACGTTGATGACCAACCGCGATGCACTGAGCCTGCATCGTGGCCGCGTGATGTCCAGTCAATGTATGTTTCATCAGGCGCTAGAAACCGAACGGCGCGCTAAGCTCAACTTTTGGGAAGAAGACACACCGCCAATTAAAGGCATCAGACTAACTATGGCTAATCCGCAGGGAACCCCTGAGGTAGCCTTTAGTTGGCATGCTGCACTTGAACAGGATGCGCAGTCCGTCGATCAACGGCTGAAAATGCCGGGCTGGATGGCGGAGTTCGAAAACTGCGGTGGCCGATTAGTGATCGCCGATGTAGGCATTGCGGAATTGGAACACTTGAGTGCTGACCATGACTTGGTGCTGTTGGCCGGGGGCAAAGGGGAGATTGTTAATCACTTTGCCATCGATTCCGTGCGCACTCAATTTGACCGACCGCAGCGTGTATTGGCGCTGACCTACGTGCATGGTATGCAGCCGATGGAGAACGGAGGCCAGATCAATTTCAACTTTATCCCCGGCGTAGGAGAATACTATACCTTTCCAGCTTTCACGCTGAGCGGCCCCTGCAATATTATGGGGTTTGAAGGGCTACCCGGTGGAGAAATGGATTGTTGGCAGGAGGTCTACAGCGCAGGGCAACATTTGCAACAAAGTTTGTCTATCCTCCGCCGTTGGCTACCCTGGGAAGCAGATCGCTGCGTTGGTGTTGAATTGACTGACGCCATGGGCATCATGGCGGGTTGCCTTACCCCCTGCGTACGTCAGCCGGTGCTGACGCTGCCCTCGGGGCGGCAGGTGTTGGGTATGGCAGATGCAGTCGTGTTAAACGATCCAATCGCCGGCCAGGGCAGCAACAGTGCCGCCAAATGCGCCGAAATTTATCTACAGCGTATTCTGACACATGGCGATGGTGCTTTTGATAAGTCCTGGATGGAAGAGACCTTTGAACAATACTGGGGTTACATGCAGCACGTAGTACGCTGGACTAACAACCTGCTGCAACCACCGCAAACACATGTGATGCAGTTGCTGGAAAGTGCCGCACACAACGCATCGCTGGCGAAGAAGATCGCCAACGCTTTTGATGATCCACGTCGACTTGATCCCTGGTGGTATCAGGCTGAGGAAGCGCAATGCCTGATTTCATAA
- a CDS encoding MoaF-related domain-containing protein, whose amino-acid sequence MRKSKRMGIGLAVALIATPMLPATMAAENIPENTIQADNSQFIALGKVVQVNVGDIEYKLDFSDNKTMTFTGIGADSQDDTDTVEYTAIKIRPQVYMVYWHEPKSGDNVVHIEDYLRGEVYTNIASKDGGFTHMKGRLKIVGRSEK is encoded by the coding sequence ATGAGAAAATCAAAGCGAATGGGAATAGGGCTGGCTGTAGCTCTGATAGCTACCCCGATGTTGCCTGCTACCATGGCGGCAGAAAATATCCCGGAAAATACAATACAGGCAGATAATTCGCAGTTTATTGCGCTAGGCAAAGTCGTTCAGGTTAATGTTGGCGACATTGAGTACAAACTCGATTTTTCTGATAACAAAACTATGACCTTTACCGGTATCGGCGCAGACTCTCAGGATGATACTGATACCGTAGAGTATACTGCTATTAAAATTCGACCACAGGTCTACATGGTTTATTGGCACGAACCTAAATCGGGGGATAACGTTGTCCATATCGAGGACTACCTGCGTGGTGAAGTCTACACCAACATTGCCAGCAAGGATGGGGGTTTCACCCACATGAAAGGGCGGTTGAAAATCGTTGGCCGCTCAGAAAAATAA